The following DNA comes from Leptolyngbyaceae cyanobacterium.
TAAATCGGTAGCAATTCAAAATTATCAGGAATTAGAGGGGGAAGAAATCAAAGATTAACCGTAATTTTTTGATGATAATTAAATTATTTAATCATCAATTAACAGGTGAATAAATCTGCTATAATTGAAGAGTAAGAAAAATCTAATGCTTCTCAGCTTATGACTCCCAATCCTCGAAAGAAAGCCAGTTCGGAATTTAATTTAGGAAAAATTAAAGGAAAAGAAATCATCGCTAATTTTTCGGGAGGGAGAATCACTTCAAATGCCGGAATTGTTTTAATAGCTGAATTAGATAAAAAATTAAAGATTAGCCACCGATTCGCTGATTCTTTCCAAGATTATAGAAATTCCTCTTATATAGATTATTCAGTTGAGCAATTAGTCACCCAA
Coding sequences within:
- a CDS encoding transposase encodes the protein MTPNPRKKASSEFNLGKIKGKEIIANFSGGRITSNAGIVLIAELDKKLKISHRFADSFQDYRNSSYIDYSVEQLVTQ